The DNA region CGGCGCTTGGCCGTTCCGAGGGCCCCGTGGCGCTCGCTCTTACGAGGCAGAAGCTGCCCGCGCTGGATAGAGGTGAGTTTTTTTCCACTTCCACGGGCGGCCTCTCCCGCGGCGCCTACGTCGTCGCGGACCCCGCCGAAGGGGAGCCCGATCTTATAATAATCGCCACGGGCTCGGAGGTCCACCTTGCTACCGAGGCGCACCGCGAGCTTACGGACAGGGGCATCAAGACGAGGGTCGTCAGCATGCCGAGTTGGGAACTTTTCGAGGCCCAGGACGAGAGCTACCGCTCCGAGATCCTGCCGCCCGGGATAAAGGCGAGGGTGTCGGTCGAGGCAGGCTCGGCCCAGGGTTGGCACCGTTACGTTGGAGGAGAGGGCGGGACCCTGAGTATGGAGAGTTTCGGGGCCTCGGCCCCGGCCGGGCTCCTCTTCGAGAAGTTCGGCTTTACGGTAGATAAGATCGTTTCAAAGGGCATGGCGCTCCTTAAGAGGCAGGGGGAGGCTACCTGACCCCGGCCCGACGG from Thermodesulfobacteriota bacterium includes:
- a CDS encoding transketolase C-terminal domain-containing protein gives rise to the protein ALGRSEGPVALALTRQKLPALDRGEFFSTSTGGLSRGAYVVADPAEGEPDLIIIATGSEVHLATEAHRELTDRGIKTRVVSMPSWELFEAQDESYRSEILPPGIKARVSVEAGSAQGWHRYVGGEGGTLSMESFGASAPAGLLFEKFGFTVDKIVSKGMALLKRQGEAT